Within Flavobacteriales bacterium, the genomic segment TCCGACTAGTTTACCATTGGGCTTTAACAATGATTTCATTTTTTGTACATAGGCATCACGCAGTGAAGGATCGAGTGCACAGAAAAAGGTTTGTTCAATTATGAGATCAAACGATTGTTCGATTTTGAAAAAATCTGCAACCAATAAATGTTCCGAAGGAAAATCCGGAACGCGTTTCGAAAATTCTTCCA encodes:
- a CDS encoding SAM-dependent methyltransferase, which produces EEFSKRVPDFPSEHLLVADFFKIEQSFDLIIEQTFFCALDPSLRDAYVQKMKSLLKPNGKLVGLMFNAPMNTDRPPYGGTMEEYKERFKKAFGNIHIIPCKKSIKPREGNEVWIEISND